Genomic DNA from Mycobacteroides chelonae CCUG 47445:
TCGCGGCCCTGCTGCAGATCGAGTATCTGCTTGACCAGCGTTGGCCCGAAACGAAGATCGAGCCGTCCACCGACCGCATCGTCGCGCTGATGGAACTGCTGGGTTCGCCCCAGCGGGCGTATCCGTGCATCCATGTCGCCGGGACCAATGGCAAGACCTCGGTGACGCGGATGATCGACGCCCTGCTGACGGCACTGCACCGGCGCACCGGACGCACCACCAGCCCGCATCTGCAGTCGGCCGTCGAACGCATCGCCATCGACGGTCAACCGATCTCACCGGCGAAGTACGTGGAGATCTACTCCGAGATCGAGCCGTTCGTGGAGTTGGTGGACAAGCGGTCGCAGGAGCAGGGCGGGCCCGCGATGAGCAAGTTCGAGGTGCTGGTCGCCATGGCATTTGTGGCGTTCGCGGACGCGCCCGTCGATATCGCAGTGGTGGAAGTCGGGCTTGGCGGGCGTTGGGATGCCACCAACATCATCGACGCCCCGGTCGCTGTCATCACTCCGATCGGTATCGACCATGTTGAGTTCCTGGGCCCGGACCTCGCGTCCATCGCCAATGAGAAGGCCGGAATCATCAAGCGGCACAAGCTTGATGCGATGACCGGTGAGGCGGGTCCCGATACGGTTGCCGTTATCGCCCAACAGGCCCCCGAGGCGATGGAAGTGCTGCTGCGCCAAACAGTGGAAGCGGATGCGGCAGTGGCTCGCGAAGGCTCTGAGTTCTCGGTGTTGTCGCGCCAGGTCGCGGTGGGCGGGCAGGTGCTCGAACTGCAGGGGCTCGGCGGGGTCTACCCGGAGATATTTCTGCCGCTGCACGGTGAGCATCAGGCGCATAACGCGGCTGTCGCGCTGGCCGCGGTGGAGGCGTTCTTCGGTGCGGGCAGCGACCGTCAGCTCGATATCGATGCGATACGAGCAGGATTCGCATCGGTGATCGTTCCCGGGCGGCTTGAGCGAGTGCGCAGTGCGCCCGCGGTCTTCCTGGACGCCGCGCACAATCCCCATGGTGCGGCCGCGCTGGCGGACACCCTGCAGTCCGAATTCGATTTCCGGCGTCTGGTCGGTGTGATCAGCGTGATGGCCGATAAGGACGTGCCCGGGATTCTCGCCGCCCTCGAGCCTGCGTTCGACGAGATCGTGGTGACACACAACGGTTCTCCGCGCGCATTGGAGACGGATGCCTTGGCCGGTATCGCTCTGGAACTCTTCGGTGAGGACCGTGTGGTCGTTGCGCCCACATTGCTCGACGCCATCGAAACCGCCACCGCGATGGTGGAGGAGGCCGCCGAAGATGGGGGAGCGGAAGGTTTTTCCGGCACTGGCATCGTCATCACCGGGTCGGTCGTCACCGCGGGTGCGGCACGGACACTGTTCGGAAAGGACCCGCAGTGAGCAACCCCGAGGGCGAGAATCAGGAGACGGACGGCCAAGCTCCGGTTGACCCTTGGCGGGGATTTCGTGGGGTGATGGCGGGCACGCTCATCCTGGAGACCATCGTGGTGTTGTTGGCGGTACCGGTGGTCAAGATGGTGGGCGGCGGGCTCTCGCCGCTGTCGCTGATCTACCTCATCGGGGTCGCCGTCGCCATGATCCTGCTCTCGGGCATGCAGGGCCGGCCGTGGGCGCTTCAGGCCAACTTGGCACTCCAGGTGGTGCTGGTGGCAGGTTTCTTCGTGCACGCCGCCATCGGCTTCGTCGGGCTGTTGTTTCTAGGTGTCTGGTTGCTGATCTGGTACATGCGCAACCAGGTCCGGGACCGTCAGGGCCGCGGGGAGCTGCCGGGTCAGCGGGGGACTACTACCGACCAGTAGGCTGTCGCCCGTGACTGAGCGGACGCTGGTTTTGATCAAGCCCGATGGTGTGCGGCGGGGACTTGTCGGTGAGGTGCTGAACCGTATTGAGCGCAAGGGCCTGACGCTGGCTGCCCTCGAGCTCAAGAACGTCGAGGAGTCGCTGGCAAGCGCGCACTATGCCGAGCACAAGGACAAGCCGTTCTTCGGCTCGCTGCTGGAATTCATCACCTCGGGGCCCGTGGTGGCAGCAGTGCTGGAGGGGCCGCGCGCCATCGCCGCCTTCCGTCAGCTCGCTGGTGGCACCGA
This window encodes:
- the folC gene encoding bifunctional tetrahydrofolate synthase/dihydrofolate synthase, translated to MSESLGIEPSPDEIAALLQIEYLLDQRWPETKIEPSTDRIVALMELLGSPQRAYPCIHVAGTNGKTSVTRMIDALLTALHRRTGRTTSPHLQSAVERIAIDGQPISPAKYVEIYSEIEPFVELVDKRSQEQGGPAMSKFEVLVAMAFVAFADAPVDIAVVEVGLGGRWDATNIIDAPVAVITPIGIDHVEFLGPDLASIANEKAGIIKRHKLDAMTGEAGPDTVAVIAQQAPEAMEVLLRQTVEADAAVAREGSEFSVLSRQVAVGGQVLELQGLGGVYPEIFLPLHGEHQAHNAAVALAAVEAFFGAGSDRQLDIDAIRAGFASVIVPGRLERVRSAPAVFLDAAHNPHGAAALADTLQSEFDFRRLVGVISVMADKDVPGILAALEPAFDEIVVTHNGSPRALETDALAGIALELFGEDRVVVAPTLLDAIETATAMVEEAAEDGGAEGFSGTGIVITGSVVTAGAARTLFGKDPQ
- a CDS encoding DUF4233 domain-containing protein, which translates into the protein MAGTLILETIVVLLAVPVVKMVGGGLSPLSLIYLIGVAVAMILLSGMQGRPWALQANLALQVVLVAGFFVHAAIGFVGLLFLGVWLLIWYMRNQVRDRQGRGELPGQRGTTTDQ
- the ndk gene encoding nucleoside-diphosphate kinase, with product MTERTLVLIKPDGVRRGLVGEVLNRIERKGLTLAALELKNVEESLASAHYAEHKDKPFFGSLLEFITSGPVVAAVLEGPRAIAAFRQLAGGTDPVEKAATGSIRGDFALETQENLVHGSDSPESAAREIALWFPAL